A section of the Metabacillus endolithicus genome encodes:
- a CDS encoding alpha-amylase family glycosyl hydrolase: MRRQALKLFLIPLLLFYAFPVSAAEKEEKAWQEEIAYYVVVDRFNNADPNNDGDDLNFEDPAAYHGGDIEGILTKIDYLHEMGFTTLILSSVFKETENSEVKQIDEHAGTVEDVKKLVDEAHKLNMKIMLDYGQKNEDMISTATSWMQETGIDGYYIKQADEVNQEVWQEFHQKLKEINKDYYLVGTVKEHDSDVISAYMESGFDSLLNIPFYEAATQAFTNVDQSLKPVTEVTEQSSPLLSTYVDSDETVRFTRHAIQNNQHPGVRLKMAFAYMYSIPGTPIVYYGSEIAVDGGEPPTNRPLMNFQSDEELIDYLEKLAIVRKTLPSLTKGDYELLYEKDGMIIFKRTYEEETVVVAINNSTESQKVKISYDKIAENKKLQGLLTGDTFEEENNEYEFIIDREIAEIYEIKEKTGLNIPFISVFIIVPTLFIIFLVLAKKRGKKK, encoded by the coding sequence ATGCGTAGACAAGCTTTAAAACTTTTCCTCATTCCGTTACTTCTTTTTTATGCCTTCCCTGTGAGCGCAGCTGAAAAAGAAGAAAAGGCATGGCAGGAAGAGATTGCCTATTATGTAGTTGTTGATCGCTTTAATAATGCAGATCCGAATAATGATGGAGATGACCTGAATTTTGAGGATCCTGCAGCATACCATGGCGGCGATATTGAAGGAATTCTAACAAAAATAGATTATCTTCATGAAATGGGATTTACCACCCTGATTTTATCTTCAGTGTTTAAAGAAACTGAGAACTCAGAGGTAAAGCAGATTGATGAGCATGCTGGAACAGTTGAAGATGTAAAGAAACTCGTTGATGAAGCTCATAAACTTAACATGAAAATTATGCTAGATTATGGACAGAAAAATGAAGATATGATTTCAACTGCAACATCATGGATGCAAGAAACAGGGATAGATGGGTATTACATAAAACAAGCTGATGAAGTGAATCAGGAAGTTTGGCAGGAATTTCATCAAAAACTAAAAGAAATTAATAAGGATTATTATTTAGTAGGAACTGTAAAAGAACATGATTCAGATGTGATCTCTGCTTATATGGAATCCGGTTTTGATTCGTTGCTGAATATTCCCTTTTATGAAGCAGCTACCCAAGCATTTACTAATGTTGATCAATCATTAAAACCTGTTACAGAAGTTACAGAACAATCATCACCTCTACTTAGCACATATGTTGATAGCGATGAAACGGTTCGTTTTACAAGACATGCCATTCAAAATAACCAACATCCTGGTGTAAGGTTGAAGATGGCATTTGCTTATATGTATTCCATTCCTGGAACACCAATCGTGTACTATGGCTCTGAGATTGCTGTTGATGGGGGAGAACCGCCTACGAACCGACCGTTAATGAACTTTCAATCAGATGAAGAATTGATTGATTATCTTGAAAAACTTGCGATCGTCAGGAAAACTCTACCTTCTTTAACAAAAGGTGACTATGAGTTGCTGTATGAAAAAGATGGGATGATTATTTTTAAGAGAACGTATGAAGAAGAAACGGTCGTAGTTGCTATTAATAATTCAACAGAATCACAGAAAGTGAAAATTTCTTATGATAAAATAGCAGAGAATAAAAAACTTCAAGGACTTCTAACTGGAGATACATTTGAAGAGGAAAACAATGAATATGAGTTTATCATTGATAGAGAGATTGCCGAAATATATGAGATAAAAGAAAAAACCGGTTTAAATATTCCGTTTATTAGTGTGTTTATTATTGTACCAACACTATTTATCATCTTTTTAGTATTGGCCAAAAAGCGTGGAAAGAAGAAGTAA
- a CDS encoding SDR family oxidoreductase, with amino-acid sequence MSNNQNQQKQTMPPQHQDVQPGHEDMMNPQPKFDDTSYTGSGKLKNKVAIITGGDSGIGRAVAVFFAKEGANVVISYLNEQKDAEETQKHVEAQGQKCLLVAGDIGDESVCQQIVSKTIDAFGQLDIVVNNAAEQHPQKSIEDITSEQLERTFKTNIFSFFYLTKAALPHLKKGSAIVNTSSVTAYAGNEQLIDYSATKGAITTFTRSLALSLAGKGIRVNGVAPGPIWTPLIPSTFPADQVATFGSNVPMKRPGQPEELAPAYVFLASDDSSYMSGQMIHVNGGKIVNG; translated from the coding sequence TTGAGCAATAATCAAAATCAACAAAAACAAACAATGCCACCACAGCATCAAGATGTACAACCTGGTCATGAGGATATGATGAATCCACAACCAAAATTTGATGATACTTCTTATACAGGAAGTGGCAAACTGAAAAATAAAGTAGCGATCATCACTGGTGGAGACAGCGGGATTGGACGAGCTGTTGCCGTGTTTTTTGCAAAAGAAGGTGCAAATGTTGTGATTTCTTACTTAAATGAACAAAAAGATGCAGAAGAAACGCAAAAGCATGTTGAAGCACAAGGTCAAAAATGCTTACTTGTAGCCGGTGATATTGGAGATGAGTCTGTTTGTCAGCAAATTGTTTCAAAAACCATTGATGCATTTGGTCAACTCGACATCGTTGTTAATAATGCTGCTGAACAACATCCGCAGAAAAGTATTGAAGATATAACAAGCGAACAATTAGAAAGAACATTTAAAACAAATATTTTCTCATTTTTCTATTTAACAAAAGCTGCTCTTCCTCATTTAAAGAAAGGCAGTGCAATTGTTAACACCTCTTCTGTAACGGCATACGCAGGAAACGAACAGCTTATAGATTATTCTGCTACAAAAGGTGCAATTACAACCTTTACAAGATCACTTGCACTTTCACTTGCAGGAAAAGGAATTAGAGTAAATGGTGTTGCACCAGGTCCTATTTGGACGCCACTTATTCCTTCAACCTTCCCTGCTGATCAGGTTGCAACATTTGGCTCAAACGTGCCAATGAAGCGGCCAGGGCAACCAGAGGAACTTGCTCCTGCTTATGTATTTTTAGCAAGTGACGATTCTTCCTACATGTCTGGTCAAATGATTCATGTTAATGGTGGGAAAATTGTGAATGGGTAA
- a CDS encoding MarR family winged helix-turn-helix transcriptional regulator, translating into MTLSLNDYISIFIHQTDLELTSYVKNKLSPFNIAPEQNLIMMLLWEHDGRSQNEIAAKLNKDKTNIARMSYGLEQKGFIKRRMCPNDRRVQRLYLTESGLKLKKHIIPIAEQFNTLVCQNITTEELEQLRKILLKMRANLR; encoded by the coding sequence ATGACACTTTCTTTAAACGACTATATTAGTATTTTCATTCACCAAACCGACTTAGAATTAACCAGTTATGTTAAAAATAAATTATCACCCTTTAATATCGCTCCTGAGCAAAATTTAATTATGATGTTACTTTGGGAACATGATGGACGTAGTCAAAATGAAATTGCAGCCAAGTTGAATAAAGATAAAACCAACATTGCAAGAATGTCATACGGCCTTGAACAAAAAGGCTTTATTAAAAGAAGAATGTGTCCAAATGACCGACGGGTTCAACGATTGTATTTAACTGAAAGTGGACTCAAGCTTAAAAAACATATTATTCCAATTGCTGAACAATTTAACACTCTTGTTTGTCAAAATATCACAACCGAGGAACTCGAACAACTTAGAAAAATCCTTTTAAAAATGCGAGCAAATTTAAGATGA
- a CDS encoding DUF3231 family protein yields the protein MSQNVRLTGPEITALWGQYMNDSMSVCVLTYFIKTAKDQEVKSILEYALNLSKTHVEKVKVLLKMEKFPPPIGFTEEDINLNAPPLFSDNFMMQYLYVMTQHGMNSYSLAVGTSVRADQREYFIHCNQEATTLYDKILELMLHKGVFSRPPYINTPHEIDVVDKQSYLGGWFTKKRPLNGIEVGNIYYNMQKTIVKIDLEIGFSQVCHSKEVREYFQRGANMCKKHNDVFTHILSEDNLPAPRNWTSEVSNSTVSPFSDKLMLFHIVSLVSVTVGYYGTALSTCQRKDVILKYMRLLAEIGIYAEDGANILIKNGWFEQPPSVDDRAALARKK from the coding sequence ATGTCTCAAAACGTTCGCTTAACCGGGCCTGAGATTACTGCACTTTGGGGTCAATATATGAATGATAGTATGTCGGTTTGTGTTTTAACTTATTTTATAAAGACTGCAAAGGATCAGGAAGTAAAATCAATCCTAGAATATGCACTAAATTTATCTAAAACACATGTTGAAAAGGTAAAGGTATTATTAAAAATGGAAAAGTTTCCTCCACCAATAGGATTTACAGAGGAAGATATTAATCTTAATGCACCACCTTTGTTTTCAGATAACTTCATGATGCAATATCTTTATGTGATGACACAACATGGTATGAATAGCTATTCACTAGCGGTTGGAACTTCGGTAAGAGCTGACCAAAGAGAGTACTTTATACACTGTAATCAAGAGGCTACAACTTTATATGATAAAATACTTGAATTAATGCTACATAAAGGGGTATTTAGTCGACCACCTTACATTAATACGCCACATGAAATAGATGTTGTAGATAAGCAAAGCTATCTAGGCGGATGGTTTACGAAAAAGAGACCTTTAAACGGTATCGAAGTAGGAAACATTTATTACAATATGCAAAAAACGATTGTGAAAATAGATTTAGAAATAGGTTTTAGCCAAGTGTGTCATTCCAAGGAAGTAAGAGAATATTTTCAAAGAGGAGCAAATATGTGTAAAAAGCATAATGATGTATTTACACATATTCTATCAGAAGATAATTTACCAGCTCCAAGGAACTGGACATCAGAAGTTTCTAATTCTACGGTCTCCCCATTTTCCGACAAACTTATGCTGTTCCATATCGTATCATTAGTTTCAGTAACAGTAGGCTATTATGGTACCGCCTTATCAACTTGTCAAAGAAAAGATGTTATTTTAAAGTACATGAGATTACTTGCTGAAATAGGGATTTATGCTGAAGATGGGGCGAATATATTAATAAAAAACGGTTGGTTTGAACAGCCACCATCTGTAGATGACCGAGCTGCTTTAGCTAGGAAAAAGTAA
- a CDS encoding FMN-dependent NADH-azoreductase: protein MSNVLFIKANSRPTEQAVSVQLYEAFLQSYKESHPEDTVTELDLFQENLPYYGVDSINGMFKRSKGMELTSEEEHAANTVQKYLDQFLAADKVVFAFPLWNFSVPAVLHTYMDYLCQAGTTFKYTAEGPVGLLADKKVVLLNARGGVYSEGPAASKEMSVNYVKTLLDFFGIKETTDVIVEGHNQFPDRTNEIIEAGIQKAASVATQF from the coding sequence ATGTCAAACGTATTATTTATTAAAGCAAATTCACGCCCTACTGAACAGGCTGTAAGTGTTCAATTATATGAGGCTTTTTTACAAAGCTATAAAGAATCTCATCCTGAAGATACAGTTACAGAGCTTGATCTTTTCCAAGAAAACTTACCTTACTATGGAGTAGACAGTATTAACGGAATGTTCAAACGTAGTAAAGGAATGGAATTAACATCAGAAGAAGAACATGCAGCAAATACAGTTCAAAAATATTTGGATCAATTCCTTGCAGCAGATAAAGTTGTTTTCGCCTTCCCACTTTGGAACTTCTCAGTTCCTGCTGTTCTTCACACGTACATGGATTACTTATGTCAAGCAGGAACAACATTCAAATATACAGCAGAAGGTCCAGTAGGATTATTAGCTGATAAAAAAGTTGTCCTTTTAAATGCACGTGGTGGCGTTTATTCTGAAGGTCCTGCTGCATCAAAAGAAATGTCGGTTAACTATGTAAAAACACTTTTAGATTTCTTTGGTATTAAAGAAACAACAGACGTAATAGTTGAAGGTCATAACCAATTCCCTGACCGTACGAACGAAATTATTGAAGCTGGTATTCAAAAAGCTGCTTCTGTTGCTACTCAATTTTAA
- a CDS encoding bifunctional homocysteine S-methyltransferase/methylenetetrahydrofolate reductase, protein MNFLEDLKSKILIADGAMGTMLYSHGVDRCFEELNLSKPDDVLAVHQAYIEAGANLIQTNTYGANDIKLSRYGLEDDIRQINKKAIEIAKKAAKESTYVFGTIGGIRTFKKSAHSIEEIKRNFREQLYLLLNENVDGLLLETFYDLEEMKTVLSIARKETNKPIIANVSLHEAGVLQDGTSLTDGFSILEELGANVIGLNCRLGPHHMIQSLEEVPIPEKAFLSVFPNSSLPALNEGRLVYESDETYFKESALKFREQGVRLIGGCCGTTPNHIKAMAGAVANLAPVETKQVKVAKKPTIDIQDQQVNSLPPLEEIVREKRSVIVELDPPKKLGMEKFLEGAQALHDAGIDALTLADNSLASPRVSNLAAGILAKEKTGARTLIHITCRDRNLIGLQSHLMGLHSLGMSDVLAITGDPSKIGDFPGATSVYDVSSFDLISLIKQFNEGVSYSGKPLGQKTNFSVAAAFNPNVRHLDKAVLRLEKKIAHGADYFISQPLYSSQQIIDVYNETRNLQAPIYIGIMPLTSSRNAEFIHNEIPGIKLSDSIREKMAAAGNDKEKARQEGLAIAKDLIDTAFDLFNGIYLITPFLQYDLTVELTNYIHEKEKQRAERKITHV, encoded by the coding sequence ATGAATTTTTTAGAAGACTTAAAAAGTAAAATTTTAATTGCTGACGGTGCAATGGGAACAATGCTTTACTCTCACGGAGTAGATCGGTGCTTTGAAGAATTAAACCTATCTAAGCCTGATGATGTGCTTGCAGTTCACCAAGCCTATATTGAGGCAGGCGCTAACCTCATCCAAACGAATACATATGGGGCAAACGATATCAAATTGTCTCGTTACGGGTTAGAGGACGACATTAGACAAATCAATAAAAAAGCTATAGAAATTGCAAAAAAAGCGGCAAAAGAGTCAACCTATGTTTTTGGTACAATCGGCGGCATCCGTACCTTTAAAAAAAGTGCCCATAGTATCGAAGAAATTAAACGAAATTTTAGAGAGCAACTCTATCTTTTGCTAAATGAAAATGTGGACGGTCTACTTCTTGAAACATTCTATGACTTAGAAGAAATGAAAACTGTTCTTTCAATTGCTCGAAAAGAAACAAATAAACCGATCATTGCAAATGTATCACTGCATGAAGCTGGTGTATTACAGGACGGTACTTCATTAACAGATGGATTTTCTATTTTAGAAGAACTTGGAGCAAACGTAATTGGCTTAAACTGCCGCCTAGGTCCACATCATATGATTCAATCTCTAGAAGAGGTACCTATTCCTGAGAAGGCTTTTCTTTCTGTTTTCCCTAATAGCAGCTTACCTGCATTAAATGAGGGTCGTCTTGTCTATGAATCTGATGAAACTTACTTTAAGGAAAGCGCCCTAAAGTTTAGAGAACAAGGTGTAAGATTAATAGGCGGATGCTGTGGGACAACGCCAAACCATATTAAAGCAATGGCAGGGGCTGTAGCTAATTTAGCGCCTGTAGAAACAAAGCAAGTAAAAGTCGCGAAAAAACCGACTATTGACATTCAAGATCAACAGGTAAACTCCCTTCCACCACTTGAGGAGATTGTGAGAGAAAAGCGCTCGGTTATTGTTGAGCTAGATCCTCCGAAAAAGCTTGGAATGGAGAAGTTTTTAGAAGGAGCACAAGCACTGCATGATGCAGGAATTGATGCATTAACACTAGCCGATAATTCATTAGCATCACCTCGTGTTAGTAATCTAGCAGCAGGAATTTTAGCAAAAGAAAAAACAGGTGCAAGAACGTTAATTCATATTACTTGTCGTGACCGCAATTTAATTGGCTTACAATCTCATTTAATGGGGTTACATTCACTTGGGATGAGTGATGTATTAGCTATAACCGGAGATCCATCTAAAATTGGCGATTTCCCTGGAGCTACATCTGTTTATGATGTTTCATCATTTGATTTAATCAGCTTAATTAAACAATTCAACGAAGGTGTATCTTATTCAGGGAAGCCACTTGGTCAGAAAACGAATTTCTCTGTAGCAGCTGCTTTTAACCCTAACGTACGTCATCTTGATAAGGCTGTTTTAAGACTTGAAAAGAAAATTGCTCATGGTGCGGATTACTTTATTTCACAGCCATTATACTCAAGTCAACAAATCATCGATGTGTATAATGAAACAAGAAATTTACAAGCTCCAATTTATATCGGCATTATGCCATTAACATCTAGCCGTAATGCAGAGTTCATTCACAATGAAATTCCAGGCATTAAGCTTTCGGATTCTATTCGTGAAAAAATGGCGGCTGCTGGAAATGACAAAGAAAAAGCTCGTCAAGAAGGCCTGGCCATTGCGAAGGATTTAATTGATACAGCATTTGACTTATTTAATGGAATTTACTTAATTACCCCATTTTTACAATATGACCTGACAGTGGAGTTAACAAATTACATCCATGAAAAGGAAAAACAGCGAGCTGAAAGGAAGATTACCCATGTCTAG
- a CDS encoding YajQ family cyclic di-GMP-binding protein, which yields MAKDSSFDIVSKVEFPEVTNAINIAMKEIATRYDFKGSKSNITLEKEELVLVSDDEYKLEQLKDVLLSKLIKRDVPIKNISYKKIENASGGTVRQKAELVSGIDKDNAKKINTIIKNTGLKVKSQIQDDQIRVTGKSRDDLQQIISAIKGADLPIDVQFINYR from the coding sequence ATGGCGAAAGATAGTTCATTTGATATTGTATCAAAAGTTGAGTTTCCAGAGGTTACGAATGCAATCAATATCGCAATGAAAGAAATTGCAACAAGATACGACTTTAAAGGCAGTAAAAGTAATATTACATTAGAAAAAGAAGAACTTGTTTTAGTTTCAGACGATGAGTATAAACTAGAGCAGTTAAAAGATGTTCTTCTTTCAAAGCTAATAAAAAGAGATGTACCGATAAAAAACATTTCTTATAAAAAAATTGAAAATGCTTCTGGTGGTACTGTTCGTCAAAAAGCTGAGCTGGTTTCAGGAATTGATAAAGATAATGCAAAGAAAATTAACACCATTATTAAAAACACTGGTCTAAAAGTAAAATCTCAAATACAAGATGACCAAATCCGTGTAACTGGTAAAAGCCGTGATGATCTTCAGCAAATTATCTCAGCCATTAAAGGTGCTGATTTACCAATTGATGTTCAGTTCATCAACTACCGCTAA
- a CDS encoding CvfB family protein, protein MIPGTFATLTIDEQVDYGYFLTDGKDRVLLHNNEVIGEVEEGEKVEVFFGVDAQDRLYATMKKPLITQDTYGWVEVVDVVEDMGAFVDIGLSKDGLVAKDHLPFLREVWPNVGDKLYCTLKVSKNGRFFVRLATEEIVEPFFKNADRALFNKEITGTVYRMIVAGSFILTEEGYKGFIHSSQREVEPRLGETVTGRVIDVKEDGTINVSLLPRKHEAQGSDAERIYAYMQERNGAMPFTDKSDPDDIKERFNLSKGAFKRALGLLMKNNRVYQKDGWTYFKEEENNQ, encoded by the coding sequence ATGATCCCAGGAACTTTTGCAACACTAACAATAGATGAGCAGGTTGACTACGGATACTTTTTAACGGATGGAAAAGATCGTGTTCTTTTACATAATAATGAAGTGATCGGAGAAGTTGAAGAAGGAGAAAAAGTGGAGGTTTTCTTTGGTGTTGACGCACAAGATCGCCTTTATGCAACAATGAAAAAGCCGCTCATTACCCAAGACACATATGGCTGGGTTGAAGTAGTAGATGTCGTTGAGGATATGGGAGCTTTTGTGGATATTGGTTTAAGTAAGGACGGATTAGTTGCTAAAGATCATCTTCCCTTTTTACGTGAAGTGTGGCCAAATGTAGGGGACAAGCTTTATTGTACGTTAAAGGTTTCGAAGAACGGTCGATTTTTTGTTCGACTAGCAACAGAAGAAATTGTAGAGCCGTTTTTTAAGAATGCCGATCGAGCTTTATTTAATAAGGAAATAACAGGAACAGTTTACCGAATGATTGTTGCCGGATCATTCATTCTTACAGAAGAAGGATACAAAGGGTTTATTCATTCCTCACAACGTGAAGTTGAACCAAGATTAGGTGAGACAGTTACCGGCAGGGTCATTGATGTAAAAGAAGATGGAACAATAAATGTTTCTTTATTACCACGAAAGCATGAAGCACAAGGCAGTGATGCGGAAAGAATCTATGCCTATATGCAGGAAAGAAACGGTGCTATGCCATTTACAGATAAAAGTGATCCTGATGATATAAAAGAACGTTTTAATCTTAGTAAGGGAGCATTTAAACGAGCGTTAGGATTATTAATGAAAAATAATCGAGTTTATCAAAAGGATGGCTGGACTTATTTTAAAGAAGAAGAAAATAATCAATAA
- a CDS encoding BMP family lipoprotein: MFIKNVTALFAFVFVIIIAGCSQQETVSSVDDKVKIGIMLSDVGLGDQSFSDSAFNGLTKARDELGILFDYRELKESETYEKGLTELVEEDHDIVVGLGFMVQTDLEKVAKKYPDQHFILIDAVSELENVTSITFKEDEGSFLTGVVAALATKSNKLGFIGGDDVPLINKFEDGFIEGAKSVNPSITVEVKYAGDFGNDQLGAQLAREMIQKDVDVLYAAAGFTGVGMLKEAQANKVLAIGVDTDQYFYAEKAVVTSMLKKVDTAMYQLAEQLIKDGKISEGHIELGIKDNGIDLAPLRVVPFSKEQKQTIDEWKEKLTSGS; this comes from the coding sequence ATGTTCATCAAGAATGTAACAGCCTTGTTTGCTTTCGTTTTTGTGATCATCATCGCTGGTTGTTCGCAGCAAGAGACCGTGAGCTCAGTTGATGACAAGGTGAAAATTGGTATTATGTTGTCTGACGTCGGACTAGGTGATCAATCTTTTAGTGACTCGGCATTTAATGGATTAACAAAAGCAAGAGACGAGCTTGGAATATTATTTGATTATAGAGAACTTAAAGAATCAGAAACATATGAAAAAGGTTTAACAGAGTTAGTTGAAGAAGATCATGATATTGTTGTTGGGTTGGGTTTTATGGTTCAAACCGACCTCGAGAAAGTGGCTAAAAAATATCCTGATCAGCACTTTATATTAATTGATGCAGTTTCAGAACTTGAAAATGTAACATCTATTACATTTAAAGAAGATGAAGGAAGCTTTTTAACAGGTGTAGTAGCAGCTCTAGCGACAAAATCAAATAAATTAGGTTTTATTGGTGGTGATGATGTTCCACTAATTAATAAGTTTGAAGATGGCTTTATTGAAGGGGCAAAATCTGTAAATCCTTCTATCACAGTGGAGGTTAAATATGCGGGAGACTTCGGAAACGACCAGCTTGGAGCGCAGCTTGCACGTGAAATGATTCAAAAAGATGTGGATGTATTATATGCGGCAGCAGGTTTTACTGGGGTTGGTATGTTAAAGGAGGCCCAGGCAAACAAAGTATTGGCCATCGGTGTTGACACGGATCAATATTTTTATGCTGAGAAAGCTGTTGTTACATCAATGCTGAAAAAAGTTGATACAGCTATGTATCAGTTAGCAGAGCAGTTAATCAAAGACGGAAAAATTTCTGAAGGTCATATTGAGTTAGGAATTAAAGATAATGGAATCGACTTGGCTCCACTTAGAGTTGTACCATTCAGTAAAGAACAAAAACAAACGATTGATGAGTGGAAAGAAAAGCTCACAAGTGGCAGCTAG
- a CDS encoding methyl-accepting chemotaxis protein: MFIALRMTNSITRPLKALSRNAEEIAAGNLVIESITYKGKDELGALNTSFEQMVDQLRSLLVSVETVSKDVEGFAKDLEIENKGLTAITNQVAVSTNEMSIGTQSISNDLQDAVSLIERMDKGFKDNVTQSEESVTFGTEAVSAITSGQEAIETQRSLMIKNQDTTQKIDEATKTFTNYAAQIEDMAKTVSGIADQTNLLALNAAIEAARAGEAGKGFAVVADEVRKLAEESTNSTKHIFEMVAKIKEGISEITQFVQTGVFIAEEQKSSMDTTTDAFANIGVRVDEMMTRLTSLVEGMNSSKQFGEKVLNSVESISAVVEETAAGNEEISASTTEQLSAFEKIVSKVVTMRELTDDLNETIGKFKLK, encoded by the coding sequence TTGTTCATTGCGCTTAGAATGACGAATTCAATTACCCGTCCGTTAAAGGCATTATCAAGGAATGCGGAGGAAATTGCAGCAGGAAACCTAGTTATAGAGTCGATTACGTACAAAGGCAAAGATGAGCTTGGTGCTTTAAATACATCTTTTGAGCAAATGGTTGATCAGTTAAGAAGCTTACTAGTTTCTGTTGAAACAGTGAGTAAGGATGTTGAAGGCTTTGCTAAAGATTTAGAAATAGAAAATAAAGGATTAACTGCTATTACAAATCAAGTAGCAGTTTCCACAAATGAAATGTCAATTGGTACACAGTCTATTTCAAATGATTTGCAGGATGCTGTTTCTTTAATTGAAAGGATGGATAAAGGGTTTAAGGATAACGTGACCCAATCTGAAGAATCTGTTACCTTCGGGACCGAAGCTGTTTCAGCCATTACTTCTGGTCAAGAAGCCATTGAAACTCAGCGCTCATTAATGATAAAAAATCAAGATACAACTCAAAAAATTGATGAAGCAACAAAAACGTTCACGAATTATGCAGCTCAAATTGAAGATATGGCAAAAACAGTTTCAGGTATCGCAGATCAAACTAATTTACTAGCTTTAAATGCTGCCATAGAGGCTGCACGAGCAGGTGAGGCTGGAAAAGGATTCGCTGTTGTAGCTGATGAGGTGAGAAAGCTCGCAGAGGAATCAACAAACTCAACAAAACATATTTTTGAGATGGTTGCGAAAATAAAAGAAGGCATTTCTGAAATCACACAATTTGTTCAAACGGGTGTGTTCATTGCTGAAGAACAAAAGAGCTCAATGGATACGACAACAGACGCTTTTGCTAACATCGGTGTTCGAGTGGATGAAATGATGACACGTTTGACATCATTAGTTGAGGGAATGAATTCTTCTAAGCAATTTGGTGAAAAGGTTCTTAATAGTGTAGAGAGCATTAGTGCAGTTGTTGAGGAAACGGCAGCAGGTAATGAAGAAATTTCAGCGTCAACAACTGAACAATTGTCTGCTTTTGAGAAAATTGTAAGTAAAGTTGTTACAATGAGAGAATTAACGGATGATTTAAATGAGACAATTGGCAAATTTAAGTTGAAATAA
- a CDS encoding DUF3941 domain-containing protein: MPHTSDNDKKAKDNNAKRHEKNMMREKNRQKGERQYSKKTDHL, encoded by the coding sequence ATGCCACACACTAGTGATAATGATAAAAAAGCAAAAGACAATAACGCAAAACGTCATGAAAAAAATATGATGCGTGAAAAAAACCGTCAAAAAGGCGAACGCCAATACTCTAAAAAAACAGATCATTTGTAA
- a CDS encoding YitT family protein: MLKTETMKIIVVIVGAFLNAVGLNFFLIPANVYSSGFTGIAMLISRVLEDYTPFFISTGILLLLLNIPVAILGWLKVGKSFTLYSFFSVAATTVFLELVPLYSFSEDILLNAVFGGVIMAVGVGITLKYGASTGGLDIIAMVLSRMKDKPVGTYFFLFNSIIILAAGLLFGWEKALYTLVSLYVSTRVIDAIHTRHEKLTAMVITKKADVLKKAIHSKLVRGITMIPAKGAFTNETKDMLIIVITRYELYDLEKIIKEEDPQAFTNIVQTAGIFGFFRKE, encoded by the coding sequence ATGTTGAAAACAGAAACCATGAAAATTATAGTTGTCATTGTTGGGGCATTTTTAAATGCAGTCGGTTTAAATTTTTTTCTAATACCTGCAAACGTTTATTCTAGCGGTTTTACAGGTATTGCTATGTTAATATCGAGGGTCTTGGAAGACTACACTCCTTTTTTTATCTCAACAGGAATACTACTTTTACTCCTAAACATACCCGTAGCCATTTTAGGATGGTTAAAAGTTGGGAAATCCTTTACTTTATATAGCTTTTTTAGTGTAGCAGCAACAACAGTTTTTTTAGAGCTTGTGCCCTTATATTCCTTTTCAGAGGACATATTATTAAACGCTGTCTTTGGTGGTGTTATAATGGCTGTTGGTGTTGGAATCACACTAAAGTACGGTGCCTCGACAGGTGGACTAGATATCATTGCGATGGTACTATCACGCATGAAGGACAAGCCTGTTGGAACTTATTTTTTTCTGTTTAATAGCATCATCATCTTGGCTGCTGGATTACTTTTTGGCTGGGAAAAAGCATTATACACATTAGTTTCACTCTATGTTTCCACGCGTGTTATTGATGCTATTCATACAAGACATGAGAAATTAACAGCTATGGTCATTACAAAAAAAGCAGATGTATTAAAAAAAGCGATTCATTCAAAGTTAGTTCGTGGAATAACAATGATTCCTGCTAAAGGTGCGTTTACAAATGAAACGAAGGATATGTTAATCATTGTTATCACAAGATATGAGTTATACGACCTTGAAAAAATTATAAAAGAAGAAGATCCACAAGCATTTACAAACATTGTTCAAACGGCAGGTATCTTCGGCTTTTTCAGAAAGGAGTAA